A genome region from Hevea brasiliensis isolate MT/VB/25A 57/8 chromosome 7, ASM3005281v1, whole genome shotgun sequence includes the following:
- the LOC110658473 gene encoding 5'-adenylylsulfate reductase 3, chloroplastic: MAAQHHPFLDSPSSHQIIALRIDGSASLPLDLLLTTNRRNRRSSVKSINAGGLIHHDLVEAPRAGIIDKDDEKASSIAIIEAALIKLRNDIAIAFRVFSLDKRNLNSKTFKFFDAVEEHYKCFSRFSDKKQRAILFLWWDDKPKKR; the protein is encoded by the exons ATGGCTGCTCAACATCATCCATTTCTTGATTCGCCATCTTCCCATCAGATTATAg CACTGCGTATTGATGGTTCTGCTTCACTACCGTTGGATCTACTTCTGACCACGAATAGAAGAAATAGGCGATCCTCTGTGAAATCCATTAATGCAGGAGGATTAATACACCATGATTTGGTAGAGGCTCCTAGAGCTG GGATAATTGACAAGGATGATGAGAAAGCTTCTTCAATAGCAATTATTGAAGCAGCTCTtataaaattgagaaatgatattgccATTGCTTTCAG GGTGTTTAGCCTGGACAAGAGGAACCTGAACTCGAAAACATTCAAGTTCTTTGATGCTGTGGAGGAACACTATAAAtgtttttccagattttctgacaAGAAGCAAAGGGCTATTCTATTCCTGTGGTGGGATGACAAGCCAAAGAAAAGATGA
- the LOC110658442 gene encoding uncharacterized protein LOC110658442 has translation MELTLRAKDKLGFVDGSYEAPVVGSATFDKWRKVDSMVTSWILSSLSKELVDAFIYAPSSKDLWEEIKERFGESNGPLLYKLKREISDLTQANVLVMVYFTKLKKLWDELACLKLKKLWDELACLKLLPVCDCGAAKQIDETNSEGKLVQFLMGLNQAYENVRNQILLMDPLPSVNKAYSMVLRVEKRREIHDATTDEFNSVMAVKG, from the coding sequence ATGGAATTGACCTTGAGAGCCAAGGATAAGCTAGGTTTTGTGGATGGAAGTTATGAGGCACCTGTTGTTGGTTCtgctacttttgacaagtggaggAAGGTGGACAGCATGGTCACCTCTTGGATCTTGAGTTCTCTATCAAAGGAGTTGGTGGATGCTTTCATTTATGCACCTTCATCAAAAGACCTGTGGGAGGAGATCAAAGAGAGGTTTGGAGAAAGCAATGGACCTCTCTTGTACAAGCTCAAACGTGAGATAAGTGATCTGACCCAAGCAAATGTATTAGTTATGGTGTATTTCACTAAACTTAAAAAATTATGGGATGAATTGGCATGCTTAAAACTCAAAAAATTATGGGATGAATTGGCATGCTTAAAACTATTACCAGTGTGTGATTGTGGTGCAGCAAAACAAATAGATGAGACAAATAGTGAAGGCAAACTTGTACAATTTTTAATGGGgctgaatcaagcttatgagaatgTCAGAAATCAGATCCTactaatggatcccttgcctagTGTTAACAAGGCATACTCTATGGTGTTAAGGGTGGAAAAGCGAAGGGAAATTCATGATGCTACAACTGATGAGTTCAATTCAGTAATGGCAGTGAAGGGATAA